The Cryptomeria japonica chromosome 2, Sugi_1.0, whole genome shotgun sequence region ttcacatgacaatcaccttcatgcaaggtctctaaTTTTATCcatatctcatgagcagtctctaagtccatcacattagtcattttagAATCTATCAAGGCACTTggcaatgcttccttatctctaatattgAATTCTGCTTCCGTTATCTCACCcgaagtagtaggaccattctgaagaacattatatacattcttagtaatcttctagtactcttaaccaatgcatctcaaatgccATTGCATCCAACTTTTCCagagagtgtagttcattccatcaaatctcagactatccttcttgaaagcaaaggttgtcatcccggatctcctcaagtggtcaagcttcttccagaggatctaactctaataccaattgttggcaacaatgcaacaaactaaggggggggggggggggtgaatcagtttgcacaaaaaattgctgcaacttaaaccacaaatcagatttgataattaacagttaaagcatgaaacaacaccacatcaataacacacataacaccaagatttttgaagttaaaaactcggttaagggaaaaaccatggtgggaacctacccacaatgagataataccctattaggagtaaatgaaatattacaatggggaatgcacatgcattcaggcacactgcctagagctcactgctaaaataagaaacctagaaagggctacaaccctcagggaaggttcactgacttacaaaagctttcagacaacaatccggattacatgaactatgaaaatatcatctccatatgcttgggtacagttccgattaagctcactATCAAATATTCTGCAACATACTTCTTCGCATAACTTTGCACAACTTCCCTGCtactaaatgattgatacaatattcacacatagaaTGATCAATCTCAATGATTATTatattcatttatacaagtcatcaacccatATTGAAATATAGGTCGattaaaccctcaacacaaataagaaaataataattatcacacactacaacaatacatgtagaCCGAAACAATGTCGgttaagacatagtttggaccaaaacaagcacaacaaatatgaaacacctccaagaattatgccttaatCATTTGCAACACGCTATCAcatcaagaatgtcacataacatgaagaacatcaccaaacaaggaaaatattcaataacatgcacaataatcaatgcagaccaccagtATGCAtaaaacatgatctagaaacattcacaaacaacatgaattgcACCACATCAACCGCAACAAatcagattactagaatcatcatcatctctttatcggagctcaagaacaccaacataactaatTGTCAACCTGAAAGGtttgcttgtggatttccaaatcatgaaccaatcgaatTAAGGACATACATCAACATCAATAATACATCCTagacatccacaactaaagataaaTTACAATTCCGGAGCAATACAAAGTACAAACCAGAATagtgaataacacgaacaactgaataacatcctcaatatcagacctcataactcaatcaaataaaCATGCAAACCTCTGAAACTTATGCTGAATcaagagataagtatctcaaaatccattaatctgcatcagctcatctgcaacacacaggctaaaccaactcatccaacctAACTGGTGCAAAATTGGAATACACAAAACAATATGTTTTTAATTAagtgaaaaacaggttttgaaggggccccgaaaccctttacaacaaattATAAAATAGATAAAACATTGAAAGCCTAGCTAGATAGAACAAAACACAAAAATGAGACGGCTGGTAGAGACAAAAAGCCAACAAGAGCATCAAACGAAATAGAGGGACAACATAGAAACACCTAAGGGACAACccaaaacaaagaacaaaagacctaagaattttttttgagAAGCTCCACAACTTCTTGCTCCAGTTGGACCATAGAGGTAACAACACTCTTCAGATCCTCTAGCTCCTTGGCTTGCTGAGCTATCTTCCTTGTACTTGCCCGGGTTCTTTTCCCATGTCCAATAGCCCCACCCTCAAGGGTCAGAACCTTATCCTCAGTAATATCTATTGTACATTCTTTTCCTGTTGGATCTGTTCCAATTTGCTAATCATCACCCTAAAGCTATTGACAAAGGCTTTCAAatttttttggctttgttctccaattttcttcaggGTATTCTCATGGTCGAGAACCCTCTTCTCCAAATCATTGACCCTAGCTTCCAGAACCTTGAATTGAGAGCCATACACTCCAGTGATAGCTTCCGCATCGCTGGTGGCATTTGTTAATTCATTAAGGTAATTAGGCAGGGAAATGAGATTACCTATCCCAACAGCTTCTAAAGTATCCACTTTCCTGGAAGATTCCATCTGTTTGGTCTTCAAGCTATCCAGCTCTGAATAGAACCATTTAATAACCTTGTAAAAATCCATCATCCCATTCTTCACAGTATGAAGCATGGTCATAGGAGAATTGCTGCCGCCTTTGTTCAACTCTAGAAAAACAACAATATTTTCTAGAGTCTCCACATCAACAACAATAGCTTTGTTATTGGGAGGCAGAGTCTCACCTTCCATCGCCATCTTCCCTTCTTTCTCAACATCACAAGTCCGTTTATTAGGGTCTCGAGGAGTAGAGTGGATCTTAGAGGTACCATCTTCCTTCTCTGGGCTGATATCAGTAATGACAAGACTCCACTTGGTTTTCTTCTTGGGTGAAGGGGTAGCATATTCACTTTTAGCTTCCatcccctcatcatcctcatcatcttcttcaaaccaaTTGTCCTCCTCCTGCACCCTACTCCTATTTGTTTTAATCCCTTTTCCAGCTATCTTTTTGCCCGACCCAGATGccatatctttatccttccccTTACCAATACCTTTAGCAGAGGTAACCCTGTCGATATCGTCTTCCAACTCTATATCAGACCCCTCATCTTCACTGTCATTTGATTTTTCAGACTCATCTTCCAAGTTCGAAATCTCAGTGATGGAATGCCGCACAAAGgaggccttgacatggttgtataagagaaacattaacccttcatgcatgggagggttGCTATCTGGGTTAGCCCTAAAATCCTTTATGCTAGTATTTAAGGAGCTCAACAGGTAGAAGGGAATAAACACCAAATCTTTATAGCGGAAGTGATTCAAGAGCACAAAATGATATCCATAAACAAGAGaatatctaccatcaagagtgacaTATTGCATCACAACAAAAAGAACCCATCTCCATACCTTTTTAATCACCTTCGACGAGTAGTAGGTCTTGCTGGATTTCACCAATTTGGCTTTCTCAGATTCTTCCTTCAAGAATTGTTTGATAGATGCCTCAGTGAGATTTTTGACCCTGTAGAATTTTCTACCTTCCATTGGCAACCTAGTGACTTCAACAATCatcccttcatcaatttccacctttcTTCTGCCTATGGTTATTTTGCcctccttccaattcttcttgaataatCTGGTAATGGTAGGGTTTTTACTTAGGATTCGCTCCATATACCTTGTCATCTTAGTAGTCTCCAAAATAGCCCACTCTTTCGGCTTCTTCTTCCATTCATCACAGGAAAGCGGCTCAATCCTTTTCCTATTTCCTCCCATAGCGTCAACGACATAATTTATTCCTCGCTTCACAATGAAGAACAGGGCAAAATGGAGACCAAAGTGCATAGCAAGGAAACCCTCGAAACAGAAATGGGCACCCAAAAAGCGTGCAAAGTTCTGTCCGCACTAAATGCCAGCTCAACCTTCGAGCGTCACTCTTTCCAACTCATTATGACAAATTTCATTGATAGGTACGTTGCAATCATAACTTATCACTCCCTCTTTtccatgcactctatcataaatgagGATGTCTCGGGCCTCATGAGGAAGATCCATCTCACCTCTCCAGCTAATCATTTGTTCAACATGGATAGTCATGTTGGCAACCCAATCAACCACAGTATTGGTCTCTCTATAACTGTGAGAGATAACACACTACTCGAAGGACTTAATTATATCCTTGGCCTGAGATATAATGTTTTTAATGGTCCATGATGGAGAGGATAGACCCTTCAGGAATTTAACAATAttattagaatctccctcaagccaaacTAAGTTATTAAATCCCAAAGATTTAGCAAGGGTAAGGGCTTGATAAGCTACCATGGCTTTGGCTAAGTGGTTGGTTTGGAATCCCATGGGGAGCGCCACCACTGCAATACAATAGCCTACTTCATTTCTTATCACTCGCCCACACCCAGCcgtacacaaaagaatatgttaacatcgatgacaacacattattccaacaaacttctcagcaACATCCAACAGTTATGAATTGGGAGTCCTTGTCTTTGAATCAATCTTCACAGTTTCCTCAACTTCTGCATAATGATTTGGTGTAATCATTATAGTattatttttatttggattttgTGTTTCATAGGTTTCATGGATTAGTTTGATTCCTAGAGGAGGTGGGTTTATGGTAAAACTCCTtggatattttttctttgatatttagaGATGATTGTTGCTATTTGGTAAATTTTCTATATTACTAATTAATATAAAtctatttttttccatttttataTTGATTTCTTAGGTTAGTGAATGGGtagacaaaatattttttttatttaaaaattgatttattGTAGAGAAGAAAAGTGCATATACCACCCTTTTACCCTCTCTTTTATACACTCATTGTGGTCCTATCATAAATATATTGTCTTAAGAATCAATCTATTCTATATTCTACATTTGTACTTCAAATATTCATGAATACTAATCTAGGAATTTGCATATCTTGTGTTTCACGTCTTCAATCACCATGCCACTAGTGAATGAATCTAGCTATCAAGAAAGTTTCATAATTCAATTTATGTATAATAAATCATAAAAGTTGTTCTCAACAACCATAAAAGTTGTTCTCAACAACGACAAGATAAAACCACACATAGACAAAATATCCATGGACTATGATGACCATGCCCTACTTCCAAGTAGCTATAAAGTTGTAGTATAGAGTTGTCACAACTTGATAAATGTATATAGAATATTAGGAGTTTAAATCCAATTATCAAACACACTATTTGACATAATTTGTATTATCAACACCTCTAAATCAACATAGAGCTAAGAAACATTCTAACGCTCTTTTATATTAATTACTCACAACTCATTTTATTTTACTTGTCTTGATATTTCATTGAATAATTAATCAAGCACATGATCTTAATGTAAGTATCGTGATCTTTTGATACTATTGATATGACTGCCTACAACCACATATATATTGTATCTAGATTGCTTTATTTTGATAATGgaatttcatttttaaaaaatatataagatCTGAAATTAACTGAAAAGTATGTTTTTTTCAACATATATTACCTGAATATAACCAATAATACAGTGTTAATTTTATATAAAAgctaaaaatattacaaaatacaAGTTAAATTAGATATTCATCTTAGAGAAGGCAATTACTTAGTTAACAAGCTCTATCAAAACATGCTTAAATAATAAAAAAGGAAATATGGTAACTAAATTGAGGCGTGTCAAGAGTCAAGAGCAATAAAAGAAAAAGTAGGCAATGAATCTCAGGACACAGTTCATGTGATTTTGAGAGGTGAGCTCGTGtcttatattttttataaatttgtgtatatttttatatatagaaACTGATACAAATATTCGTAAAAAATAAAATTCCAAGAAGTGATACTTGTGACCTTAACcaccaaatagaaaaaaaaaaagaaaaaaaaaggagaaattAATGAGATTCAACAACAACAGTAGGAGCATTAGGAGCATTCCTCCATGTGTGGAGGAGCAGTTGAACGGTCTAGCAAGCTATGTTATTCTAGTCAACTCACCTTGTTGCATATGTTGCTATTCGGTTTCACGAGTTAagaatcttgtataagacttgttggtctgattttgagcatgcaacaacctgtataagacatgaaaaaAAAATAATGCTTGGATTCGagaatgaagcatctcatataagacttgttAGTCTAGTTTTTAGAATGAACACCTCGTATAAGACATATAAAAAGGTTGTGTCTAGTTTTAGAAAtgaaacatcttgtataagacttattggtttggtttcgagaatgaacacctcgtataagacatgcaaaataaaaaaatgGTATAGTACAAAGAGGACATTATGTatgcccccccccccttaagatgttaacatagtcctatgttgatgtcttaataaagatagaaaaaaggatacacaccttcaatgcCAAGAAGATATTCTTTTAGGCaaaaatgttcataaatccaagctataGAGGCattactcttacaagcaaggaaaagatagttgtaaaagagatatcttgcaacaagtgtaaagggaatccttaggAGGAGGAAGAGGTCTTTGTTCAAAAGATATCTAGACCTCTAAGAGGatattttaaacaaaaataacatcattgaccaaaaggAAGGAGAACgataattcataccttcctcccatTGCTAGGAAAAAacaattcttgatgaaggatacaCACTTTTAACCCAAAGTGAGTGGTTTTTTAATAGTATAcataaatttaaaattgaagaagtggatgtacacaaggatacacacctcttgcttaagagagaatccttgagcaaacaagaaacttcacacaaggaataacatcgtatcataagaaaacaccactcaataaaggaaaagtggatccttagtaGAATATTTTAcacattcactaaggagagattgttcgtaagagacgtaccatttcaaacaaagaataggtcctcaacaaggaacatacatgtactcacatgaaggatagttctatgcaagaaaggacatcatgttatgaaaaatgcaactcataaaaaaggtgaatcctcagAAAGAGGAAAGATATATAAAATTATTCTTTCctcccaagcatagagacaagaataaatagactattatctttctcactaagtatgattacacttgaaattgtaccaccatgaatgacaatgaccccacaataggtaagctaacaatgtcacgtagtgaggagcaacataataggaacttgagtGTTGTTTGAAATGATCATaagaaatatgccattcattgtggcatgttacttttatgatacataaatcaatataccGTTGTATTTTAATTTGCAAAGCTTGAAATTCATTAGTAGGAATGGCTATAGATTTGATAATACTTGAAAAAGGTACAATTTTTAAGATGGTGTCTACGTTTCCTTCTTCGTTTAGGCCATAGAAGAGAAATTAAATTTGTGTGAAGAAGGTCAGACaaaacattatcttgttgtaatgCCAAATTAGAATGAGAAGACACAGATTCACTAGATAATGGGGGAGTGGATATTGACAAAGGACGCAGTTGGAAACCTAGCTCTTCActggaaaagtgtgatttctcatgactttcaagactttgttgcacacatcctaaaacatGTCCATTGTATTTGTGTGTAGGATCAGGTATAGGTGTTGAAAAGAAGAGGGTTTGTTCTAAGGTAGAATTGGATTGaattttaaagaggcccaatcaacatCCAAACATATGTTAGTATCAAATTCAAGCATCCTAGATTTGCTACAAAAAGGAGGTGTGAAATTTAATggcccccaatcatcctctaagatttCCTTTTAAGGAACATCTTTAGTAGGAGATGATGTATTTATCCAAATTGGAGAGTGTGTCTATAGAGAGAATATTGTAGGAACTAAAAAAGtatattgtgcttcaatttgtaTATTCTTGTTAGCTTCCAAAGTAAACACTTTGTTATTGTATGTGTAAGGCATTGCATGATAATCAAGTTGATAATTCACTGCACCCTTAACAacatttttttggttttgttgaggTTGGGAGACATCTTGATGAAGGTGGACACCAACCTTAGGCTTCTCAGCAACATGAATTGTATTGATTTGATCTTGGTTACCCATATCTTCATCCttgggagagagagcattgaaAACATTACAATGATGAGAAATGGTATCATCGACTTTCTCTAAGGTATATTTATtattaagacaaactttaggaaagGAACAATCCTatatcattaatgcttcatctctagggggaaggtcattgaaatgaaaagaaggtatggtatcactaggaaaggtagctacaatatcatccccttgcaccaaataatccttatgggggaggcacattttaggagaaggatggACATCATTCTTCTGAGCTTCAtctttaggaaggagatctttgaaagaagtgttcatattctcttcttgcaccaatatGCCCTCATTGGTgggaccaattttgggagagggtaaatcatagctatcaaTGAAAGGGaaaactaaattatcatcatatgcatgaaagggaacatcataaacatctttaatgtaacttgaaattgaactagcaaaataagataagaactccatatgcgcTTATGATCAAACAACAAATTCATATTCCATGTAaccaaagtaatgttcactcaatatatgcaatgaaaattatgaaaaaattaggTCTAAAACATAATTGAACAATTATGCAACCAACAAATCAAATTTAGAATAATAAATaagggtttttatgaaattaacctctaaatttatgcaaCTCAATTGTAAATAttatctatgagtgcaaatttgaatgttAAAGTGTAtacaaattagatctaagacaatagataaaaaataagcatgaaagaaatcaagtttgCCAAAATGTAATGGTTGGAAAAACTAGGGTTTCACTAATAAGGATAATAAGACCACTGATTTTTCCTTGAGGACCACTACTTTGAAAAATGGGTGAGCCTAATAAATCTAGCAACAATCCAAATAGGAAAGGGTtgaaattttgatcaaattcaCTAGTTATGTGTTTTccccctctttctagttgaagAGTGGATatgaattgtgaaattagggtaaaataaggAATGATTGAAGTAAGTTGTCAAAAAATATCCCACAGAGCCACAAACTGAGATTGGGGTAACATAAGATATTTAGAACTTGTTCCTAGAAGTTCGGCTTGATTTTTCGAGACCAAGCACAAATTTGCCCTACTCCTTTGAATTTGTTTCATCAAAAGCTAAACCTATTCATCATTGTCGACTCTATCGGAATCCCTGGGTACAACTCTGGAGCATGttccctacacacagaaagaaaggaaatgaggttgtggataggggtttgtcttaggtcaaaccttagtttaggaattaaccttgaatgaaataatgtaaatattgaagtaaatgttaaggagatatacctcaaatatACAATTTTTGATAGAAGGATTGATGATGTagtgctctttgaatgtaatcacaaatgttgaatgcatggcaaacacatgaacatgaaaaacttAATCAcgaacacatgcttgcatgaagattgatgcaacttttctccacaatgcttgaaggacAAAATTTATACAATTTTCATCATATTCAACTACCCAACTAACCTACAAATACCCATAAACAACTTTtagcaaattttaaaaaaattgtcatcaagttgcaaaagttgtcatgacaattttgacagcTTTTGAGCAACTTTATaatttttatccaaatgacccaaaacttgacataatgatccaaaatgatcatgaatggtcacaaatgaccttaaaaacattaaacaacacaaaacaaagaaaaaatataaacttttcctcTTGTAGGCATATTAGGTCCGGTTACAATTTACCAGGCTACAATTAGAAATTAAGTTTAATTTTCCTTCCCCAAAATTCATGATTGGTCATACTATTCCTTATAATCTTAAAAATGAAAATATATACATTTAACTAGGAAAAAATGTAAATAATGAATAGAAAAATTACTAGTAACATTTTTTTAtcgaataaaaaattataaaaaatataaactagcatgattttcaaccTTTGCATAGTTGCTAGGTAAAGTAAACTATTTTTGAGAGAGTATTCAAAAACATTAGAATACCAAAAGATAATTGAATGTAGAAATTTATATTCTTAGATATCTTCTTTTATAGCAAATTTTAAGCTataattgtagaaaaatatttttttatgtataaatatgttattattttAACATTAGAAAAATAATATGATTTTAGACATTTGTACAATTTTAAAGATAAAATTAACTATATTTGAAAACATTAATCTTGGTAAGTTGTATGTTACCTTTGTTGTCCAATAGTGCCATCTACTAACAATAAAATGCTAATACATCATGCCACATATGAAGAAGTAAAATGCCTCAAATAATTTAGAGCGGTATGTAAAGAAGGGTAAAGAAGGGAGTCGTTTATTCTTCATACAAAACAACACCTggataaaaacacaaaatctgcaaatcACAACGGATTTTTACACGATTTGTAATATGCAAATCACAATGAATTTTTACATGATTTGTATTGGTTTGATCCTCTTAATCCGTCTTCTCAATGctgtaaaaatacaaaaaatctgctgaaaaataattgtgttatgCAAAGTATGGAGAATATTCATTGTCTTAAAGAAGGGCTTGAGCATCATTATTGAATTCAATCGAAATTACATAAAGTCCATTGTGAATTGAACCCAATTAATTTTTTACATTCACATGATGTTTCATTGTCTATTAGTTAATTGGTTCCTAGGGCCAGAGAAGCAACTTGTCCACTTCCCAAGTGAGTTGAAAATTTAAATGTACTATAAGGTATATTGCTGCTATAAATTGTTGATGTCAAAATCAATACATATATTTTTACATAATAAATTAAGTATGTATTTTTAAGGGCATTGATGTTATTCATGTtgtatctaataatttttttagagaTGTACATTGGTACAAACTCCAACACCTTTGTTAGTGACAAATTAGTGGCAATTTAGTGACATTCTAAAGATGATTTCTTATCAAAGAGACTCTTAGCAAAATTCTTTAATAATTTTGAAAGACAATTAAAATGTAATATGATTAAAGAGGAGGTTAGAGGACAAAGGAGGTTGGATAAACAAACTAATCTCAAGCTAGCTTCCTTCATGTTCAAAGATGGGTCCAATCACATGAGAACGATTAGATCTTCAAATTTTCCCCCGCTTTGGATGAAAGGAGTTTATTTGGGAGTTGGAATTCAAAGTTTTGGTAACCAAAAATAGTAAAGTTTTGGTTTCTAAGATAGTGAGTTGTGATTCATATTTTTAGAAACCATGACAATGAATGTGAGCCAAAGTTCTAGTAATCAAGACAATAAAGTTTTTTGTGTCTATGACAAATGGAAAAATATTGTGATAACCAATgtaatgtagtttttggtgtccaTGATAGGTGATGGAGGAATAGTTGTGGTAATAAATGTTTTGAAGTTTTTTATAACCATGACAAATGAAATTTTGGTGTCCATTATAATGAACTCTTTAGGGTATCATAGTTCAATGAGTGGTTGTTTGAACTCTTGTGTTCATCTCAATCTATTTTTTCAATATCCTTATGTTAATAATAAATATGATGTAATTAAGAGGTGAATGCTAGAAATATTGCATCATATAATTAGTTTGTAGTTTCAAATtactattttgatttatttaatagtttgtaGTTGGATAGTTTTTAGATTGTTAGTTTACACATATttaacaattatccaaataattacAAACTAATAACTTTATAAGCCTAatttttagattataaaatataaccaaacataatataatttttataattttaattatctaaccaaaaataaaattattaaatcatTTATAACCTTAAAACCTACAAAATCAAAATAAATCCAAAGTGAAATTTGAAATGTAACATTTTTCaccattataataataataaacaattcACCGTCTGTTTGAATTAAAAGAAACACTATAAAATAAGCCAAAAAAAACCTAATGGAATCTATAAACTCAAATCCCTAGACCTCTTTTATATAGAAAATTTAAGCTGTAGCTTCTGAGAAAACGGTCACCTGTACACCTTTATAGAAATATATCAGCCTGAACTCTTTATTTTACAATACTGGGCTTCTTCAAATTATAATAATAATCTTGTTGCAGTTCATTATCTTCATATCATGGCCAACTACGGAATCTACAATACAACCCAGCAAATTTTAAGTCACCCATACAAATTTAATGCAACTCAGAGCTCTGCCAACAGTGTAGACTGTATACACCATAAAATATATCATGTTGGTATTAAACAATGCACACTCTTTTCAAAACTGTCTGATAAGAGTTTCAGCCAACTTTCATGAATGAATAAACAAGTTAAACACGTCGCCAACAAGGCCGACAAAATTATCATACAAATAATAATATCACCCTGAGCAATTTATTACTTCTCTATGATGACATTTTATGCAGAGACTTTGCTGGCTTCCGCGTTATCTCAAAACTTACGAGTTGTCACGCGTTTGAACAGTTTAAGGCAAATAATAGAGCCGTGgagatatatatttaaattatatatatatgggtaCTAGAGAGGGGCTCAATGATATGTTATATACACAGTGTATATATGTTCTCTTGAGAATGTATATATACCCACATTGATTTTAGGGTTCTGAGATCTAGTTTGGATTGGTGTGTGTAAAAAGTCTCAATACTAGATTATCCTTATTGAACAATTTTCAAGGTTGAAGAGATGGGTAGTTTGAGAGCTAGTTATAGTCTCCTCCATGGAGCAATCCAGAGGCTGAGGTCATGGATTGGATTCTTAGTGTGGTTTATGCATCACCCTAAGCTCCATTCTCTGTTAAAATTCCATTGTAATAAGGTTTTAGAGAGCTCAAATTACAATGCCCATAAGGGAGAGGATCAGATTGTTGAAGAAAAAGTTATAAGTTTTGAATCAGAAGTGAGGCCTGCATTGGTGCTCCCTAAGGAGTACTTGCAGAGAGTGTTTAGTATGTTTGATAGGGATGTTGATGGGTTGATCAGCAGCGAGGATATCAGATGCATATTGGAAAATCTAGGATTGATTGTCAGCTCAGAACATCTGGATATAACACCAGATTTTTTAGGGTTTGATGAGTTTTTGGGCCTCTATAATAGCCTGTGGGACGTGTATTATAGAGGTGATC contains the following coding sequences:
- the LOC131060543 gene encoding calmodulin-like protein 7; the encoded protein is MGSLRASYSLLHGAIQRLRSWIGFLVWFMHHPKLHSLLKFHCNKVLESSNYNAHKGEDQIVEEKVISFESEVRPALVLPKEYLQRVFSMFDRDVDGLISSEDIRCILENLGLIVSSEHLDITPDFLGFDEFLGLYNSLWDVYYRGDLEDEDVDELMEVFNVFDKDGDGYICASELQQILHSLGLKEGRDISVCESMIRKVDINSDGKVDFNEFKHMMLLT